Proteins from one Sulfurovum sp. TSL1 genomic window:
- the frr gene encoding ribosome recycling factor, which yields MVNEIFEQTKANMQKGIEALKRDFSSLRTGKVTTGIVDNIKVDYYGTMTALNQVGSVIATDATTISITPWEKNLLPVIEKAIQEANIGVNPNNDGDFIKLFFPPMTSEQRQEIVKQAKGMVEHAKIAVRNVRKDGNDKIKKLEKDKEISEDESKKAQEQIQKITDEYIAKVDETFKAKEADILKV from the coding sequence ATGGTAAATGAGATTTTTGAACAAACAAAAGCAAATATGCAAAAGGGTATTGAAGCCCTTAAAAGAGACTTTTCTTCACTTAGAACGGGAAAAGTAACTACGGGTATCGTAGATAACATTAAAGTGGACTACTATGGAACAATGACAGCCCTCAACCAGGTAGGAAGTGTGATCGCGACAGATGCGACAACGATCAGTATTACGCCTTGGGAAAAAAATCTTCTTCCCGTGATCGAAAAAGCGATCCAGGAAGCAAACATCGGTGTGAATCCAAACAATGACGGGGACTTCATCAAACTCTTTTTCCCACCGATGACAAGCGAACAGAGACAAGAGATCGTTAAACAGGCCAAAGGTATGGTTGAACATGCAAAAATTGCTGTCAGAAATGTAAGAAAAGATGGTAATGACAAGATCAAAAAACTTGAGAAAGACAAAGAGATCAGTGAAGATGAATCTAAAAAAGCGCAAGAGCAGATCCAAAAGATCACAGATGAATATATTGCAAAGGTAGACGAAACATTCAAAGCTAAAGAAGCTGATATCCTTAAGGTTTAA
- a CDS encoding type II secretion system protein J, whose amino-acid sequence MIHRKAFTLLEVLISIALMGIVIVALFSSVDMMQDSNQQLAQYLERSKKTTNVTKVLYMDMINSDGNITITKDEFNRVCIGETRNSLYALPSAKVCWVVLKKDNTLARIEGNGYHLPLRLEERVEIDPVMTGIELFDLYHEKDKILVLIQQQGKEPISFMLQGIVKPEKKKAPTDKNATTVPSTPL is encoded by the coding sequence ATGATCCATCGTAAAGCATTCACCCTTTTAGAAGTACTTATCTCCATTGCCCTTATGGGCATCGTGATCGTAGCCCTTTTCTCTTCCGTAGATATGATGCAGGACTCCAATCAGCAACTTGCCCAATATTTGGAAAGGTCTAAAAAAACCACCAATGTCACCAAAGTGCTGTATATGGATATGATCAATTCCGATGGCAATATCACGATCACAAAAGATGAATTCAACAGAGTCTGCATCGGAGAGACACGTAACTCGCTCTATGCGTTACCTTCTGCGAAAGTCTGTTGGGTCGTGCTTAAAAAAGACAACACACTGGCACGGATCGAAGGGAACGGGTACCATTTACCTCTGCGCTTAGAAGAACGGGTTGAAATTGATCCTGTGATGACAGGGATAGAGCTCTTTGATCTCTACCATGAAAAAGACAAGATCCTGGTACTGATACAGCAGCAAGGAAAAGAGCCTATCAGTTTTATGTTACAGGGCATTGTCAAGCCTGAGAAAAAGAAGGCACCTACCGACAAAAATGCAACGACGGTTCCGTCAACACCGCTATAG
- the pyrE gene encoding orotate phosphoribosyltransferase, with product MQKAYDVEKAYKEANALLEGHFLLASGNHSNRYLQSAKVLEYPKKASLLTDALAEMIRSHGIEVDTVCAPALGGVLAGYELARSLDVRSIFVEKKEGGMELRRGFEVAKGEKIIICEDIITTGGSALKAAKAIEALGGEVVAFAALANRGFCKRVDSNTEAKEACSLPNDVPLFALDDFTFEMFSPEECPMCKKGSTAIKPGSKG from the coding sequence ATGCAAAAAGCTTATGATGTAGAAAAAGCATATAAAGAGGCAAATGCTCTGCTTGAAGGGCACTTTCTTCTAGCAAGCGGCAATCACTCAAACAGATATCTTCAAAGTGCCAAAGTCCTTGAATACCCTAAAAAGGCCTCCTTGCTTACGGATGCGCTGGCAGAGATGATCCGATCACACGGTATTGAAGTGGATACAGTGTGTGCACCTGCTTTAGGCGGTGTACTTGCCGGTTATGAACTTGCACGTTCACTGGATGTACGTTCTATCTTTGTTGAAAAGAAAGAGGGAGGTATGGAACTGCGTCGTGGGTTTGAAGTAGCAAAGGGTGAGAAGATCATCATTTGTGAAGACATTATCACGACCGGCGGCTCTGCCCTGAAGGCGGCCAAGGCTATAGAAGCACTGGGTGGAGAAGTTGTTGCTTTCGCAGCACTGGCAAACAGAGGTTTTTGTAAACGTGTGGACAGTAATACTGAGGCGAAAGAAGCGTGCAGTCTTCCAAATGATGTCCCACTCTTTGCACTGGATGATTTTACTTTTGAAATGTTTTCTCCAGAAGAGTGTCCTATGTGTAAAAAGGGCAGTACTGCGATCAAACCGGGGAGTAAAGGGTAA
- a CDS encoding GspE/PulE family protein has product MQFPRLKDVNLDPLWEEEINHKLAIKHALLFSMIDEVKTCIVEEKTLGDALNYLSKLSLDYPVTIVDAESFERLKNKFLEIQTGSDFDEMATTSEELIEVESDLLEFIRNSQDLLSSEESAPIIKLVNSLFFQALQKGASDIHIESGDKKGEVRLRIDGALKKHLDLDKSIVNLVINRIKVISNLDISEKRVPQDGRTQLAISGKSIDVRVSILPTYHGERIVMRILAQTEHIPTLESLGFVDEITQDLYRLLNHAHGMILVTGPTGSGKSTTLHACLQHIATPDKNIITVEDPVEYNADNISQIQVNSKVGLTFAAGLRSILRQDPDIIMVGEIRDNETAEIALRSALTGHLLLSTLHTNDATSALSRLMDMGIANFLVSSTLLGVLAQRLTRKLCEHCKEETKLAPAITQEIGVPEEKIFFKAVGCKACDFTGYKGRQAIGELFIIDDKVKKMMKDDFNDHQIREAMKRDGMKTIADKLKAMLLEGQTSYEEAIRVGLMDG; this is encoded by the coding sequence ATGCAGTTTCCCCGTCTTAAGGATGTAAACCTTGACCCTCTCTGGGAAGAAGAGATCAACCACAAGCTCGCGATCAAGCACGCTTTGCTCTTTTCTATGATCGATGAGGTCAAAACCTGTATCGTTGAGGAAAAGACACTGGGCGATGCACTCAACTATCTATCAAAACTCTCGTTGGACTATCCTGTCACCATCGTGGATGCAGAGAGCTTTGAACGGTTAAAAAATAAATTTTTGGAGATCCAGACAGGATCTGATTTTGATGAGATGGCAACGACTTCTGAAGAGCTCATAGAAGTTGAGTCTGATCTGCTTGAATTTATCCGTAATTCCCAGGACCTGCTTTCAAGTGAAGAGTCTGCACCTATCATCAAGCTGGTCAATTCACTCTTTTTCCAAGCGCTCCAAAAAGGGGCAAGCGATATTCACATTGAGAGCGGAGACAAGAAGGGTGAAGTGCGTTTACGTATAGACGGTGCGCTCAAAAAACATCTTGATCTTGATAAAAGTATCGTGAATCTGGTCATCAACCGTATCAAAGTCATATCAAATCTGGATATCTCTGAAAAGAGAGTACCTCAGGATGGACGTACTCAGTTGGCGATCTCCGGAAAAAGCATTGATGTAAGGGTTTCCATACTCCCTACCTATCATGGTGAAAGGATCGTGATGCGGATCCTTGCCCAAACAGAGCATATCCCGACACTTGAATCCTTAGGCTTTGTAGATGAGATCACGCAGGACCTCTATAGACTTCTCAACCATGCCCATGGCATGATACTGGTAACCGGTCCTACGGGTTCAGGTAAATCAACCACGCTGCATGCCTGTCTGCAGCATATTGCCACACCGGACAAGAATATCATTACCGTAGAAGATCCCGTAGAGTACAATGCAGACAACATCTCCCAAATACAGGTAAACAGCAAAGTAGGGCTTACCTTCGCCGCAGGGTTACGTTCTATTTTGAGACAAGACCCGGACATTATCATGGTAGGGGAGATACGTGATAACGAAACTGCAGAAATTGCGCTGCGTTCAGCATTGACCGGTCACCTGCTTCTCTCCACCCTGCATACCAATGATGCAACGTCAGCCTTAAGCCGTTTGATGGATATGGGGATAGCAAACTTTCTTGTCTCTTCTACCCTGTTGGGTGTACTGGCCCAAAGGCTTACACGTAAACTCTGTGAACACTGTAAAGAAGAGACCAAGCTAGCGCCTGCCATAACACAAGAGATAGGTGTACCAGAAGAGAAGATCTTCTTTAAAGCCGTAGGATGCAAAGCGTGTGATTTTACAGGATATAAAGGCAGACAGGCCATTGGAGAACTTTTTATCATTGATGATAAGGTCAAAAAGATGATGAAAGATGATTTCAATGACCATCAGATCAGAGAAGCGATGAAGAGAGATGGGATGAAAACCATCGCCGATAAGCTAAAAGCGATGCTGTTAGAAGGGCAAACCAGCTATGAAGAAGCGATCCGTGTCGGGCTTATGGACGGCTAA
- a CDS encoding ATP-binding protein: MEEIYEKLGLFYLGKEIEKQSMEATEALTLLKNKNFTTHAAIIGMTGSGKTGLGVGLIEEAAIDNIPSIIIDPKGDMGDLCLTDPSFSAASFEPWVADEAKSKETDPHEYAQKISTMWKEGIESWGQSVERVQKFHEVKKTIYTPGSSAGVSVNIMSSLEVPPAEILEESDTFASYLKSTTTSLLSLVGIHADPLESKEYILLAQIITRSWVEEEDLSIESIIGKILNPSFSKIGVLSLDDFYLQNDRFKLAAKFNALLASPSFSLWLQGESLDIQKLLYDENGKAKVAIFSISHLNDDERMFFVTLLLNRYIAWMRRLSGTSALKTLLYMDEIFGFFPPTKNPPSKEPMLLLLKQARAFGVGVVLSTQNPVDLDYKGLSNIGTWFIGRLQTTQDIERVIDGLGGKVGSNFEKNEIKHLLANLKKRTFFLKSAHLDDIRLFSTRWVMCYLKGPLKKDEISMLMQRQKSIQKSEAQRVESLVQHTSQLESYQTIDASIPQYYEPDASAQNIFSPTLGAKVKIHFYQQRKGIDCERMIELYLALDETQQRIAWEDAVEETLGFDRFPHTPPSNAKFHPLPEIVLKDKRLAKAVRELKETLYREHTLELLRCLSPRLESKVDESRADFMVRLQDGLNEQKEMEIEKLQVRYSRKEKTLLERLSRAKERVEKEASDSTGSMIDAGIAVLGALFGRSNPTKIGRAVSKGSKILKERGEMSIAEERMATIEEEIEALEVEMEDKIDALQEKYSVDNCEIETVNIKPRKSDIDVESCAVVWRVSNV; encoded by the coding sequence ATGGAAGAGATCTATGAAAAGTTAGGACTGTTTTATCTGGGGAAAGAGATAGAGAAGCAAAGTATGGAGGCAACAGAGGCCCTGACACTGCTGAAAAACAAAAACTTTACCACCCATGCAGCGATCATAGGAATGACAGGCTCAGGTAAGACAGGATTGGGGGTAGGCCTTATAGAAGAAGCCGCCATAGACAATATTCCTTCCATCATCATAGATCCAAAAGGAGATATGGGAGACCTGTGCCTGACCGATCCAAGTTTTTCAGCTGCCTCTTTTGAGCCATGGGTAGCAGATGAAGCAAAGTCCAAAGAGACCGATCCTCATGAGTATGCCCAGAAGATAAGCACTATGTGGAAAGAGGGAATAGAGAGTTGGGGACAAAGTGTAGAACGGGTACAAAAATTCCATGAGGTAAAAAAAACCATCTATACCCCGGGCAGTTCAGCCGGTGTCTCTGTGAACATTATGAGCTCTTTGGAAGTACCTCCGGCGGAGATACTTGAAGAGAGCGATACCTTTGCCTCCTATTTGAAAAGTACCACCACATCATTGCTCTCTTTGGTGGGTATACATGCGGACCCTTTGGAGTCCAAAGAGTATATCCTGCTCGCACAGATCATCACAAGATCATGGGTCGAAGAGGAAGATCTCAGTATAGAAAGTATCATAGGAAAGATACTTAACCCATCATTTAGCAAGATAGGGGTATTGTCTCTGGACGATTTTTATCTGCAAAATGACCGTTTCAAATTGGCTGCCAAATTCAATGCACTGCTTGCTAGCCCAAGTTTTTCACTTTGGCTGCAGGGAGAGAGTCTGGATATCCAAAAACTGTTGTATGATGAAAACGGCAAAGCCAAAGTAGCCATTTTCTCTATCTCTCACCTCAATGATGATGAGCGTATGTTCTTTGTCACCCTGCTGCTCAATAGATACATTGCATGGATGCGCCGTCTAAGCGGTACTTCTGCACTGAAGACACTCCTCTATATGGATGAGATCTTTGGATTCTTTCCTCCTACCAAGAACCCGCCAAGTAAAGAGCCTATGCTGCTTCTCCTCAAACAGGCAAGGGCTTTTGGTGTAGGCGTGGTACTGAGTACGCAAAACCCTGTAGATTTGGACTATAAAGGGCTTTCAAACATAGGCACTTGGTTCATCGGAAGACTGCAAACGACACAGGACATAGAGAGAGTGATCGATGGGCTTGGAGGAAAAGTAGGTTCAAACTTTGAGAAGAACGAGATCAAGCATCTCTTGGCCAATCTGAAAAAAAGAACTTTCTTCCTTAAAAGTGCGCATTTGGATGATATCAGGCTCTTCAGTACACGTTGGGTGATGTGTTATTTGAAAGGGCCACTCAAAAAAGATGAGATCTCTATGCTCATGCAGAGGCAAAAATCGATACAGAAAAGTGAAGCACAACGTGTAGAGAGTCTAGTTCAGCATACCTCCCAGCTGGAAAGTTATCAGACGATCGATGCATCTATCCCCCAATACTACGAACCTGATGCATCAGCACAAAATATATTTTCTCCCACATTGGGGGCCAAGGTAAAAATACATTTTTACCAACAACGAAAAGGTATCGATTGTGAGAGAATGATCGAACTTTATCTGGCATTGGATGAAACACAGCAGCGTATTGCATGGGAGGATGCGGTCGAGGAAACGCTCGGATTTGACAGGTTTCCCCATACACCCCCTTCAAATGCGAAGTTCCATCCTCTACCTGAGATTGTTTTAAAAGACAAGAGATTGGCAAAAGCAGTAAGAGAACTGAAAGAGACCCTTTACCGCGAGCACACCTTGGAACTGCTGCGTTGTCTCTCGCCCAGGCTGGAATCCAAGGTAGATGAGTCACGTGCTGACTTTATGGTGCGTTTGCAAGATGGACTGAATGAACAAAAAGAGATGGAGATAGAGAAACTTCAAGTACGTTATAGCAGAAAAGAGAAAACACTTCTGGAAAGACTTTCCCGTGCCAAAGAGCGAGTGGAAAAAGAGGCATCAGATTCGACAGGATCCATGATAGATGCAGGCATCGCTGTCCTTGGTGCTCTGTTCGGACGTTCCAATCCGACAAAGATAGGCCGAGCTGTCAGTAAAGGAAGCAAGATCCTTAAAGAGCGCGGAGAGATGAGTATAGCAGAAGAACGTATGGCAACCATAGAAGAAGAGATAGAAGCACTTGAAGTTGAAATGGAAGATAAAATAGATGCTTTACAGGAAAAATACAGTGTAGACAACTGTGAAATAGAGACAGTGAACATTAAGCCAAGAAAGAGCGATATAGATGTGGAGAGTTGTGCAGTTGTCTGGAGGGTAAGTAACGTTTGA